Proteins from a genomic interval of Chloroflexota bacterium:
- a CDS encoding adenylate/guanylate cyclase domain-containing protein, with product MPHITYQNEKLIEVEPATTILQASLQNGIPHTHVCGGNARCSTCRVLVLSGLEHCCPRNEKEQKMAERRHFSPAVRLACQTTLGGDVTLRRLVIDNEDEELVDQEVAGGTAPRSVGEEKQIAILFSDIRGFTAFSEAHLPYDVIHVLNRYFNRVGSIINRHGGQIDNFMGDGIMALFGLDDAPDATLRAVRAGVEMLAAVEAMQPYFEAQFKTNFRIGIGLHFGEVVLGVVGVGERRRLTAIGDAVNLASRIESANKEARTEFLISEDAYEQVKSHVQIGRHIELPIKGKTGEYSLHEVLTVN from the coding sequence ATGCCGCACATCACTTACCAAAACGAAAAGCTGATCGAAGTTGAGCCGGCCACCACCATCCTCCAGGCCTCCCTGCAAAACGGCATCCCGCACACCCACGTCTGTGGCGGCAACGCCCGTTGCTCCACCTGCCGCGTGCTGGTGCTGAGTGGGCTGGAGCACTGTTGCCCGCGCAACGAAAAAGAACAGAAGATGGCCGAGCGGCGGCACTTCAGCCCCGCCGTGCGCCTGGCCTGCCAGACCACCCTCGGCGGTGATGTGACTCTGCGGCGGCTGGTGATTGACAACGAAGACGAAGAACTGGTGGATCAGGAAGTGGCCGGGGGAACCGCCCCCCGGAGTGTGGGCGAAGAGAAGCAAATCGCCATTCTGTTTTCCGACATTCGCGGTTTCACCGCCTTCTCCGAAGCGCACCTGCCTTACGACGTGATTCACGTCCTCAACCGCTACTTTAACCGGGTCGGCTCCATCATCAACCGGCACGGCGGGCAAATTGACAACTTCATGGGCGATGGCATCATGGCCCTCTTCGGCCTGGACGATGCGCCGGACGCCACCCTGCGAGCGGTGCGGGCCGGGGTGGAGATGTTGGCCGCCGTCGAGGCCATGCAACCCTATTTTGAAGCCCAGTTCAAGACCAATTTCCGGATCGGCATCGGCCTCCACTTTGGCGAGGTGGTATTGGGCGTGGTCGGGGTGGGCGAGCGGCGGCGGCTCACCGCCATCGGCGACGCCGTCAACCTGGCCAGCCGCATCGAAAGCGCCAACAAAGAAGCCCGAACCGAGTTCCTCATCTCCGAAGACGCCTACGAGCAAGTCAAAAGCCACGTTCAGATCGGTCGGCACATCGAACTGCCCATCAAAGGCAAGACGGGCGAATACTCTCTGCACGAGGTGTTAACCGTGAATTAA
- the tpx gene encoding thiol peroxidase, protein MATAKKTARKTVKKAARKAAKPAKKAAPRARRAAKSAKPKGPPERVGVLEIAGHPATIIGNDVVVGQTAPEFTAQANNWSVFQGLASTVGKVRVLAAVPSLSTSVCDKETRTFNERASELGEDIRVMVISADLPATQKLWCGNAGVDRVQTVSDHQDMDFGVKYGTYIKERRYHRRAVFVVDRNGKVAYVAYMPHLGMEPNYDEVLAAAKAAL, encoded by the coding sequence ATGGCAACTGCGAAAAAGACCGCCAGGAAAACAGTGAAAAAAGCCGCCCGGAAGGCGGCCAAACCGGCAAAGAAAGCCGCGCCCCGCGCCCGCCGCGCCGCCAAATCGGCAAAGCCGAAAGGCCCGCCCGAACGTGTGGGCGTGCTCGAAATCGCCGGTCATCCGGCCACCATCATCGGCAACGACGTCGTCGTCGGCCAGACCGCGCCGGAGTTCACGGCCCAGGCCAACAACTGGTCGGTCTTTCAAGGGCTGGCTTCCACGGTCGGCAAAGTTCGCGTCCTGGCTGCCGTGCCGTCACTCAGCACCAGCGTGTGCGACAAAGAGACGCGCACTTTCAATGAGCGGGCCTCAGAATTGGGTGAGGATATTCGGGTGATGGTGATCAGCGCCGACCTGCCGGCCACCCAGAAGTTGTGGTGCGGCAACGCCGGAGTGGATCGGGTGCAAACCGTCTCCGACCACCAGGACATGGACTTTGGCGTCAAATACGGGACGTATATCAAAGAGCGCCGCTACCACCGGCGGGCGGTGTTCGTGGTGGACAGGAACGGCAAGGTGGCGTACGTGGCCTACATGCCTCACCTGGGCATGGAGCCAAACTACGACGAGGTGTTGGCGGCGGCCAAAGCGGCGCTGTAA
- the uvrB gene encoding excinuclease ABC subunit UvrB: MPPFELVSEFQPTGDQPDAIVKLVDGINTGERDQILLGATGTGKTFTIANVIAQTQRPALIMAHNKTLAAQLYAEFKDFFPRNAVEYFVSYYDYYQPEAYVPRHDLYIEKETEINEEIERLRLAATASLVSRKDVIIVASVSCIYGLANPESYARGVIHLEAGKALRRNALLRHLVDSQYQRNDTELKLGTFRVRGDTLEVMPAYAETVYRISYFGDEIEQLMELNPVTGEVLAEHKQLEIFPARHFLAEEDKLKQAIADIEAELEEQIKVFKANDKHLEAQRIEQRTRYDLEMLREVGYCSGIENYSRHMDQRAAGSPPSTLVDYFPPDYLLVIDESHMTIPQVRGMFGGDRSRKQTLAEYGFRLPSALDNRPLNFEEFEERMGQVIYTSATPGPYELGKTKRVIQQIIRPTGLVDPEVDVRPSTGQIDNLVTEIRKRLESGERVLVTTLTKRMAENLSEYLMELGIKVHYLHSEVETLDRIGILRDLRLGVFDVVVGINLLREGLDLPEVSLVAILDADKEGFLRSNTSLLQTIGRAARHVRGTVIMYADKMTDSMKSAIDETNRRRAVQQKHNEEHGIIPASIVKSVRDLTMRLAAVSEERGEYKTGTPPQLPRAELNKMIAELEKQMKEAAHALEFEKAALLRDQIIDLRQLLADQDSKLPAWKRPASLVEEEVE, translated from the coding sequence ATGCCACCCTTTGAACTTGTCTCTGAATTTCAACCGACCGGCGATCAACCAGATGCAATTGTGAAGCTGGTGGACGGCATCAATACCGGCGAACGGGATCAAATTTTGCTGGGCGCGACGGGCACCGGAAAAACCTTTACCATCGCCAACGTTATCGCCCAAACCCAGCGCCCGGCGTTGATCATGGCCCACAACAAAACGCTGGCCGCCCAACTCTACGCCGAGTTCAAGGACTTCTTCCCCAGGAACGCCGTCGAATACTTCGTCTCTTACTACGACTACTACCAGCCCGAAGCCTACGTCCCTCGCCACGACCTGTACATCGAGAAGGAAACGGAGATCAACGAAGAGATCGAACGGTTGCGGCTGGCGGCGACCGCGTCGCTGGTGTCGCGCAAAGACGTGATCATCGTGGCTTCCGTCTCGTGCATTTACGGCCTGGCCAACCCGGAGTCGTATGCCAGGGGAGTCATTCATTTAGAGGCGGGCAAGGCTCTGCGCCGCAATGCGCTTTTGCGCCACTTAGTGGACAGCCAGTATCAGCGCAACGACACCGAACTCAAGCTAGGCACCTTCCGGGTGCGCGGCGACACGCTGGAGGTGATGCCGGCTTACGCCGAAACGGTGTACCGCATCTCGTACTTTGGCGACGAGATCGAGCAGTTGATGGAACTCAACCCGGTAACAGGCGAAGTTCTGGCCGAGCACAAGCAGTTGGAAATCTTCCCGGCTCGCCACTTTCTGGCTGAAGAAGACAAGCTCAAGCAGGCCATCGCCGACATCGAAGCCGAGCTTGAGGAGCAGATCAAAGTCTTCAAGGCCAACGACAAACACCTGGAAGCGCAACGCATCGAACAGCGAACGCGCTACGATTTGGAGATGTTGCGCGAGGTGGGCTACTGTTCCGGCATCGAGAACTATTCGCGCCACATGGATCAGCGCGCCGCCGGAAGCCCGCCCTCGACGCTGGTGGACTACTTCCCGCCCGACTATTTGCTGGTGATTGACGAGAGCCACATGACCATTCCGCAAGTCCGGGGCATGTTCGGCGGTGACCGTTCGCGTAAACAGACGCTGGCCGAATATGGTTTCCGCTTGCCGTCGGCGCTCGACAACCGGCCCTTGAACTTTGAAGAGTTTGAAGAGCGGATGGGGCAAGTCATTTACACGTCGGCTACCCCGGGGCCTTACGAGTTGGGGAAGACGAAACGAGTGATTCAGCAGATCATCCGCCCCACCGGCCTGGTTGATCCCGAAGTGGATGTGCGGCCCTCGACCGGTCAAATTGATAATCTGGTGACTGAGATCAGGAAGCGGCTCGAAAGCGGGGAACGGGTTCTGGTGACGACCCTGACCAAGCGGATGGCCGAGAACTTGTCCGAGTATCTGATGGAACTTGGGATCAAAGTTCACTACCTGCACTCGGAAGTGGAGACGCTGGATCGCATCGGCATCCTGCGCGACTTGCGGCTGGGCGTGTTCGATGTGGTCGTCGGCATCAACCTGTTGCGCGAAGGTTTGGATTTGCCGGAGGTGTCGCTGGTGGCGATCCTCGACGCCGACAAAGAAGGTTTTTTGCGAAGCAACACTTCGCTGTTGCAAACGATTGGCCGGGCGGCGCGGCACGTGCGCGGCACGGTGATCATGTACGCCGACAAGATGACCGACTCGATGAAGTCGGCGATTGACGAGACCAACCGCCGCCGGGCGGTGCAACAGAAGCACAACGAAGAGCACGGCATCATCCCGGCCAGCATCGTCAAGAGCGTGCGCGACCTGACCATGCGCCTGGCGGCAGTGTCTGAGGAGCGCGGCGAATACAAGACGGGGACGCCGCCTCAGCTACCCAGGGCCGAACTCAACAAGATGATCGCCGAACTGGAGAAGCAAATGAAGGAAGCGGCCCATGCGCTGGAGTTCGAGAAGGCGGCGCTTCTGCGAGATCAGATTATTGATTTGCGCCAATTGCTGGCCGACCAGGATTCGAAATTGCCGGCGTGGAAGCGCCCGGCGTCGCTGGTTGAAGAGGAAGTTGAATAA
- a CDS encoding MGMT family protein yields MYTSPPDPLAFNTRVWEIVRQIPRGKVATYGQIALMIPPPEGVEADEYRAVGARWVGAAMAACPDDVPWQRVINAQGKVSVRRGGGEQLQRHLLEEEGVIFDERDRVDLKKYGWSGSPPDADQPRLL; encoded by the coding sequence ATGTATACCTCACCGCCTGATCCGCTTGCCTTCAACACCCGTGTCTGGGAGATCGTCCGCCAGATTCCGCGCGGCAAGGTTGCCACTTACGGCCAGATTGCGCTGATGATTCCGCCACCGGAGGGCGTGGAGGCGGACGAGTATCGAGCGGTGGGCGCGCGCTGGGTGGGGGCGGCCATGGCCGCCTGCCCGGATGATGTGCCCTGGCAGAGGGTGATCAACGCGCAGGGCAAGGTTAGCGTGAGGCGGGGCGGCGGTGAACAGCTCCAGCGACATTTGCTTGAAGAAGAGGGCGTGATCTTTGACGAGCGTGATCGGGTTGATTTGAAAAAATACGGGTGGTCGGGGTCGCCGCCTGATGCCGACCAACCCCGGCTCTTGTAG